GCGGTACGGGACTTGGATGGCGTACGACGCTCTGTGCGCCACAGCGACGTGAACGCGACCGCGGCGACCGCGCCCGCGCCGAACAGGGCGAGTGCGCTGCTGCGCGCCATGTCGTGGCCGCCGATCAGCGCTCCGGCCGCGATCGGGCCGACCAGCTGGCCGAGGGAGGCGCCGATGGTGAAGTGGCCGAAGTTGCGGTCCTGTTCGTGCGGGGCGGACTGGCGGGCCACCAGGGACTGGGCGCCGATGACGAAGCTGAGGTGGCCGAGGCCCATCACGCCGCTCCAGACCGCCATCGCCCACAGCGAGCCGGCGAGGCCGCTGAGCGCGCAGCCGCCGGATATCAGGACGACGCCGACGGGCAGCAGGGGCGCGCAGCGGCCGTGGTCGGTACGGCGGCCCAGCGGGACGGCGGCGAACAGCGGGAGCAGGGCGTACACCGCCGCGATCACACCGACCGCCCGCTCGTCCGCGCCCAGCGCCAGGGCCCGGTAGGAGACGGCGGGCCGGGCCATCGACACCGCCCCCTGCGCGCAGCTGAAGGCGATGACGAGGCGGAGCAGCCAGCCGCGGTTCCCACCGGGCCCCATGGTCGTGTCCCTCCTGACGGAGCAGTCGTATGCCGACAGGTCAGATGATGCCGAACAGGATTCCGGCGCCGAGGATCACCAGGCTGGTCAGAGCCGCCCACTTGACGACGAACCGCGTGTGGTCGCCGAACTCGACTTTCGCCATGCCGACCAGCACATACACGGCCGGGACGAGCGGGCTGGACATGTGCAGCGGCTGGCCGACCAGCGCGGCGCGGGCCATCTCCAGCGGTGTGACGCCGTGCGCGGCGCCGGCCTCGGCGAGGACCGGCAGAACGCCGAAGTAGAAGCCGTCGTTGGACATGAAGTAGGTGAGCGGAAGGCTCAGCACGCCGGTGACCAGGGCCATGTGCGGGCCCATGCTGCCGGGGATGATGTCGACGAGCCACTTGGCCATGCTGTCGACCATGCCGGTGCCCTGCAGGACGCCGGTGAAGACGGCGGCGGCGAAGACCATGCCGGAGACGTTGAGGACGTTGTCGGCGTGCGCGGCGAGGCGGGCCTTCTGGTCCGGGATCTCCGGGAAGTTGACGGTGAGCGCGACGGCGGCGCCGATCAGGAACAGCACCGGGATCGGCAGCAGCTCCATGATCATGGCGGTGAGCAGACCGACCGTGAGCAGCGCGTTGAACCAGAGCAGTCCGGGGCGCAGGGTGGGACGGTCGGGGTCGAGGCCCTGGAAGTCGTCGTCCTTCTCGGGGACTTCGGCATCGGTACCGGAGCCGGAGAGGCCCGAGCCGGAGGCGCCCGAGCCGGAGGCGCCCGAGCCGCCGGTGACCTGCTTGACGTCGGCGCCGGAGCCGGTGGCGGAACCCGTGCCGGCGCCGGTCCCGACGAGCACCGTCTCCTTCTCCTCCTCCAGCACCTCGTCCAGCGTCAGCACGCCGAGCCGCCTGCGCTCGCGCAGACCGAGGACGTACGCCAGGGCGATGACGACGACCAGGCCGACGGCGAGGGCCGGGATCATCGGCACGAAGATGTCGCTCGCGTCCAGCTTCAGGGCGGTGGCGGCGCGGGCGGTCGGACCGCCCCACGGCAGCGTGTTCATCACGCCGTTGGCGGTCGCCGCGACACCGGTCATGACGACGAGGCTCATCTTCAGCCGCTTGTACAGCGGGTACATCGCCGAGA
This region of Streptomyces chromofuscus genomic DNA includes:
- a CDS encoding CitMHS family transporter, with amino-acid sequence MLTILGFAMIATFLVLIMMKKMSPIAALVLIPALFCVVVGKGAHLGDYVIDGVSSLAPTAAMLMFAIVYFGVMIDVGLFDPIVRGILRFCKADPMRIVVGTALLAAIVSLDGDGSTTFMITVSAMYPLYKRLKMSLVVMTGVAATANGVMNTLPWGGPTARAATALKLDASDIFVPMIPALAVGLVVVIALAYVLGLRERRRLGVLTLDEVLEEEKETVLVGTGAGTGSATGSGADVKQVTGGSGASGSGASGSGLSGSGTDAEVPEKDDDFQGLDPDRPTLRPGLLWFNALLTVGLLTAMIMELLPIPVLFLIGAAVALTVNFPEIPDQKARLAAHADNVLNVSGMVFAAAVFTGVLQGTGMVDSMAKWLVDIIPGSMGPHMALVTGVLSLPLTYFMSNDGFYFGVLPVLAEAGAAHGVTPLEMARAALVGQPLHMSSPLVPAVYVLVGMAKVEFGDHTRFVVKWAALTSLVILGAGILFGII